In Brassica rapa cultivar Chiifu-401-42 chromosome A06, CAAS_Brap_v3.01, whole genome shotgun sequence, a single window of DNA contains:
- the LOC103875038 gene encoding pentatricopeptide repeat-containing protein At5g48910-like, translating to MNPTQTLYPSGGNSPSPHSTHPSSLFPQINRCRTMRDLSQIHATFVKSGQMRDTLAAAELLRFCATTSDLLHRDLDYAHKIFTQMPHRNTFSWNTIIRGFSESEEQNAIIAIALFHEMMKDSVEPNRFTFPSLLKACAKTGRIEEGKQIHALALKLGLSGDEFVMSNLVRMYVMCGLMRDACVLFYKNIIGRDMAVNMMVDGGRKRDGEVVIWNVMIDGYMRLGDCKAARTLFDQMRVRSVVSWNTMISGYCKNGCFKEAVEIFCEMRRVDLRLSYVTLVSVLPAVSRIGSLELGEWLHSYAESNRVEVDDVLGSALIDMYSKCGVVERAVEVFERLPRKNVITWSAMINGFAIHGLAGDAIDCFCRMREAGVKPSDVAYINLLTACSHAGLVEEGRKYFSQMVNVDGLDPRIEHYGCMVDLLGRSGLLEEAEQFIHNMPVKPDDVIWKALLGACRMHGNVEMGKRVANILMDMVPQDSGAYVALSNMYASQGNWSEVSEMRLRMKEMDIRKDPGCSWIDVDGVLHEFLVEDDSHPRAKDINSKLAEISEKLRLAGYRPITTQVLLNLEEEDKENALHYHSEKIAVAFGLISTTPGKPIRIVKNLRISKSEYTNQQSTHKGNIEENMVTHTKSISNLALQRVSNRSQQQQKQRLHTIKSGYLILSKFT from the coding sequence ATGAACCCAACGCAGACGCTTTACCCCTCCGGCGGTAACTCGCCGTCACCTCATTCAACGCACCCGTCATCCCTCTTCCCTCAAATCAACAGATGCCGAACCATGCGCGACCTCTCCCAAATCCACGCCACATTCGTCAAATCCGGCCAAATGCGAGACACTCTCGCCGCCGCGGAGCTCCTCCGCTTCTGCGCCACCACCTCCGATCTCCTCCACCGCGACCTCGATTACGCGCACAAGATCTTCACCCAGATGCCTCACCGCAACACCTTCTCCTGGAACACTATTATCCGAGGCTTCAGCGAGAGCGAAGAGCAAAACGCAATCATCGCGATCGCACTCTTCCACGAGATGATGAAAGACTCGGTCGAACCGAACCGGTTTACCTTCCCGTCACTCCTCAAGGCCTGCGCGAAAACCGGGAGGATCGAAGAAGGCAAGCAGATCCACGCGCTGGCGTTGAAGCTAGGGCTTAGCGGCGACGAGTTCGTGATGAGCAATCTCGTGAGGATGTATGTGATGTGCGGTTTGATGAGAGACGCGTGCGTGttgttttataaaaacattataGGGAGAGATATGGCTGTGAATATGATGGTTGATGGTGGTAGAAAGAGAGACGGTGAGGTTGTTATATGGAATGTGATGATTGACGGTTACATGAGGCTTGGTGATTGTAAAGCTGCGCGGACGTTGTTCGATCAAATGCGTGTGAGAAGCGTTGTTTCTTGGAACACTATGATCTCTGGCTATTGCAAGAACGGGTGCTTCAAGGAGGCTGTGGAGATTTTCTGTGAGATGAGGAGAGTTGATTTGCGTCTTAGTTATGTCACTTTGGTTAGTGTTTTGCCTGCGGTTTCTCGGATAGGGTCGTTGGAGTTGGGAGAGTGGTTGCATTCTTATGCGGAGAGTAATAGAGTGGAGGTTGATGATGTGCTTGGCTCTGCTTTGATTGATATGTACTCCAAATGCGGAGTTGTGGAGAGAGCGGTTGAGGTGTTTGAGAGGTTACCGAGGAAGAATGTGATTACTTGGAGTGCTATGATTAACGGGTTTGCTATACACGGCCTAGCGGGTGATGCTATTGACTGTTTTTGTAGAATGAGGGAGGCTGGAGTTAAGCCTAGCGATGTTGCGTACATCAATCTCTTGACGGCTTGTAGCCATGCTGGGTTGGTAGAAGAAGGGAGAAAGTATTTTAGTCAGATGGTGAATGTGGATGGTTTAGATCCTAGGATTGAACACTACGGGTGTATGGTTGATCTATTGGGACGCTCGGGTCTTCTCGAAGAGGCTGAGCAGTTTATACACAACATGCCCGTGAAACCAGATGACGTGATATGGAAAGCTCTTTTGGGTGCTTGCAGAATGCACGGGAACGTGGAGATGGGGAAACGTGTGGCTAATATTCTGATGGATATGGTTCCTCAGGACAGTGGAGCTTATGTGGCTCTCTCAAACATGTACGCTTCTCAAGGAAACTGGTCGGAGGTTTCGGAGATGAGGCTGAGGATGAAGGAGATGGATATAAGAAAAGACCCCGGGTGTAGCTGGATCGATGTTGATGGTGTGCTTCATGAGTTTCTTGTGGAAGATGATTCTCACCCGAGAGCCAAAGACATTAACTCGAAGCTTGCGGAAATCTCAGAGAAACTGAGACTGGCTGGGTATAGACCCATCACTACGCAGGTTTTGCTGAACTTGGAGGAAGAGGATAAAGAAAACGCGCTTCATTACCATAGCGAGAAGATCGCTGTTGCGTTTGGGTTGATAAGCACAACACCTGGTAAACCAATACGCATTGTTAAGAACCTGCGTATCTCCAAGTCAGAATATACAAATCAACAAAGCACTCACAAGGGAAACATTGAAGAAAATATGGTTACACATACAAAAAGTATTTCAAACTTAGCATTACAGAGAGTGAGCAATAgatcacaacaacaacaaaaacaacgACTTCATACAATCAAGAGTGGGTACTTGATTCTGAGTAAGTTCACCTGA